A single region of the Vicia villosa cultivar HV-30 ecotype Madison, WI linkage group LG4, Vvil1.0, whole genome shotgun sequence genome encodes:
- the LOC131597473 gene encoding uncharacterized protein LOC131597473, with protein sequence MAPAATTNGRRNRVPPSTPEVIDLGSFRSYGKRKISAIINLSDEVNDGIKILDFIPKHIPLRKRKRNFEKGECSNSSNIPFICEICTETKTMKEAFYVKGCSHAYCSDCVANYISSKLEDNIINISCPVPECKASLEAQFCRTILPAEVFEKWSKALCEALINASQKFYCPFADCSSLLMYDKTESVTNSECPNCNRMFCAQCKVPWHDGIECSDFQKLNAGEREKEDIMLMRLAQNMHWRRCPNCKIYVARTMGCNIMRCRCQCQFCYNCGCAYTDRGCNCCKLNRTPQQHPQVFSGRRNLIYEEEVYDDDDDDDDEEEVYEEEEVYEEDVEEEVYEEEVYDEEDVYEEEEEEEDEVYEEEVYEEEDVYEEEEEVYEEELKEKLDKVCLTTSEKSFFIDSRGFI encoded by the exons ATGGCTCCGGCAGCAACTACAAACGGAAGAAGAAATAGAGTTCCACCTTCCACACCAGAGGTTATCGACCTCGGCTCGTTCCGCTCATACGGCAAGCGAAAAATCTCCGCTATCATCAACCTTTCGGATGAAGTCAACGACGGCATTAAGATCCTCGATTTCATTCCTAAGCACATTCCTTTAAGAAAACGTAAGAGAAATTTCGAAAAAGGAGAGTGTTCAAATTCAAGTAACATTCCGTTCATCTGCGAAATCTGCACGGAAACTAAAACAATGAAGGAAGCTTTCTACGTCAAGGGCTGCTCTCACGCGTATTGCTCTGATTGCGTTGCAAATTACATCAGTTCCAAGCTTGAAGATAACATTATCAACATCTCATGTCCAGTTCCAGAATGCAAAGCTTCTTTAGAAGCACAGTTTTGCCGGACTATTCTTCCGGCTGAGGTTTTTGAAAAGTGGAGTAAAGCATTGTGCGAGGCTTTGATCAATGCATCGCAGAAATTCTACTGCCCTTTTGCAGACTGTTCTTCTCTTTTGATGTATGACAAAACGGAATCTGTTACAAATTCAGAATGCCCTAATTGTAATAGAATGTTCTGTGCACAATGTAAGGTTCCTTGGCACGATGGAATCGAATGCAGCGATTTCCAGAAGCTGAACGCGGGCGAGAGGGAGAAAGAAGATATTATGTTGATGCGCCTTGCACAAAATATGCACTGGAGGCGATGCCCTAATTGCAAAATTTATGTTGCCAGAACAATGGGCTGCAACATCATGAGATGCAG GTGTCAATGTCAATTTTGTTACAATTGTGGATGTGCCTACACTGATAGAGGCTGCAATTGTTGCAAACTCAATAGGACTCCACAACAACATCCACAGGTTTTTTCGGGAAGAAGGAATCTCATTTATGAGGAGGAGgtctatgatgatgatgatgatgatgatgatgaggaggagGTATATGAGGAGGAGGAGGTATATGAGGAGGATGTTGAGGAGGAGGTCTATGAGGAGGAGGTATATGACGAGGAGGATGTttatgaggaggaggaggaggaggaggatgaggtaTATGAGGAGGAGGTATATGAGGAGGAGGATGTttatgaggaggaggaggaggtataTGAGGAAGAG CTGAAGGAAAAGCTTGACAAAGTCTGTTTAACCACAAGTGAGAAAAGTTTCTTCATAGATTCAAGAGGATTCATTTGA